A genome region from Macaca fascicularis isolate 582-1 chromosome 3, T2T-MFA8v1.1 includes the following:
- the LOC102123765 gene encoding peptidyl-prolyl cis-trans isomerase A has protein sequence MVNPTVFFDIAIDGEPLGRVSFELFADKVPKTAENFRALSTGEKGFGYKGSCFHRIIPGFMCQGGDFTRHNGTGGKSIYGEKFEDENFILKHTGPGILSMANAGPNTNGSQFFICTAKTEWLDGKHVVFGKVKEGMNIVEAMERFGSRNGKTSKKITIADCGQLE, from the coding sequence ATGGTCAACCCTACCGTGTTCTTCGACATTGCCATCGACGGCGAGCCTTTGGGCCGCGTCTCCTTCGAGCTGTTTGCAGACAAGgttccaaagacagcagaaaattttcgtgctctgagcactggagagaaaggatttggttataagggttcctgctttcacagaattattccagggtttatgtgtcagggtggtgacttcacacgccataatggcactggtggcaagtccatctatggggagaaatttgaagatgagaacttcatcctaaagcatacaggtcctggcatcttgtccatggcaaatgctggacccaacacaaatggttcccagtttttcatctgtactgccaagactgagtggttggatggcaagcatgtggtctttggcaaagtgaaagaaggcatgaaTATTGTGGAGGCCATGGAGCGCTTTGGGTCCAGGAATGGCAAGACCAGCAAGAAGATCACCATTGCTGACTGTGGACAACTCGAATAA